In one Neobacillus sp. CF12 genomic region, the following are encoded:
- a CDS encoding family 43 glycosylhydrolase encodes MGKPYIYNGVSWFDQNGDTVNAHGACLLKEDEKYYLFGEYKTDDVNKYIGFSCYSSDNLADWYFEGLALQPQNEGLLGPNRIGERPKMLKNHKTGMFVMLMHTDDLKYMDPCIGVATCDSIDGTFEFQGPLLFNGEPVRRWDMGTFVDEDGTAYLLLHEGDIYRLSDDYLTAVEKVAEKIAPGGESPAMFRHEENYFIMFSNKTSWERNDNYYLVAKDIHGPWKNQGLFCPEGSLTYNSQCSFVFTFEANGKNVPIYMGDRWSFPRQASSATQVWLPITVVGEKCLIPEFWPVWDSRSISNVSIGGLEESLEFQSNLSGESVSYQFNGSQVIVFGTSDCHSGYADFLIYDESGEVIHTAVVDFYSLVSDSNIRYVSPTFPAGNYMLKIMVTGTNGVWFKKDGTKFGSDDFYVTLQRVIVL; translated from the coding sequence ATGGGGAAACCTTATATATACAACGGAGTTTCGTGGTTTGATCAAAATGGGGATACGGTAAATGCACACGGTGCTTGTTTGCTAAAAGAAGATGAGAAGTATTACCTTTTTGGAGAATATAAAACAGATGATGTTAATAAATACATAGGGTTCTCATGCTATTCATCTGATAATCTTGCAGATTGGTATTTTGAGGGACTGGCATTGCAGCCGCAAAATGAGGGACTCTTGGGCCCTAATAGAATAGGTGAAAGACCCAAAATGTTGAAAAACCACAAAACAGGCATGTTTGTGATGCTTATGCATACAGATGACTTAAAATACATGGATCCTTGTATAGGTGTGGCCACCTGTGACAGTATTGATGGTACATTTGAATTTCAAGGACCGCTGCTATTTAATGGTGAACCAGTTAGAAGATGGGACATGGGAACTTTTGTTGATGAGGATGGCACAGCATATCTATTACTTCACGAAGGGGACATTTATCGGTTAAGTGATGATTATTTAACCGCAGTTGAGAAAGTAGCTGAAAAAATCGCTCCTGGTGGTGAGTCACCAGCAATGTTTCGCCATGAAGAAAACTACTTTATTATGTTTTCAAATAAAACAAGTTGGGAAAGAAATGATAACTATTATTTGGTTGCAAAAGACATACATGGGCCATGGAAAAATCAAGGATTATTTTGTCCAGAAGGGAGCTTAACCTATAATTCTCAGTGCTCATTTGTCTTTACATTTGAAGCTAACGGAAAAAACGTTCCAATCTATATGGGAGATCGATGGTCCTTTCCACGGCAAGCATCAAGTGCCACTCAAGTATGGTTACCAATTACAGTTGTTGGAGAAAAATGCTTAATACCGGAATTTTGGCCAGTTTGGGATAGTAGATCTATTTCTAACGTATCCATAGGAGGTTTGGAAGAATCGCTAGAGTTCCAATCGAATCTGAGTGGTGAATCGGTGAGCTATCAATTTAATGGCTCACAAGTTATCGTGTTCGGAACTAGTGATTGCCATAGTGGATATGCTGACTTCTTGATTTATGATGAATCAGGTGAAGTTATCCATACTGCAGTTGTTGATTTTTATAGCTTAGTATCCGATTCCAATATTAGATATGTTTCACCAACGTTTCCAGCAGGAAATTATATGCTCAAAATTATGGTAACAGGTACGAATGGTGTCTGGTTTAAAAAGGATGGGACTAAATTTGGAAGTGATGATTTTTATGTCACGTTACAAAGAGTTATAGTTTTATAA
- a CDS encoding glycoside hydrolase family 127 protein: MKDIKVKYRKQNVTLLDGIFKESQDVGKGFLLTLDVDRLAATCYHAISKTPKKPHYGGWEKRGISGHSIGHWLSATSAMYAVTNDKKLKEKLDYAIDELEHVQSFDTEGYVSGFPRDCFDKVFAGGDFQVSNFSLGDSWVPWYSIHKIFAGLIDTYKLTGNEKALQVVIKLADWAKRGTDNLSEQEFQRMLICEHGGMNEVMADLYVLTGNTDYLELAIKFCHKAILDPISKGIDELEGKHANTQIPKVVGAAKLYEITGETYYRDCAIYFWDIVTKNRSYVIGGNSKNEHFGLENTEELGIQTNETCNTYNMLKLTEHLFKWTHKAEYMDYYERALYNHILASQDPDTGMKTYFVSTQPGHFKVYCSHDDSFWCCTGTGMENPARYTRQIYHHENEELYVNLFIRSEMVLEKIKLKQETKFPENPSSKLIFEEANNEFLAIHIRVPNWISGELSAKVNDQYTYSSSENGYLTITGNWNSGDVIEISLPMELHSYVSKSDSGKVSFTYGPIALAGALGRENFPETDILDDHLYLNNYPLIDVPTLVTNETKLNKWIKPVEGSPLTFETDKIGQPGNAKVTLIPFYALHHQRYTLYWDLMNEETYKEFLNREQSELEKLQLLTVDQVQPHEQQSEVEHSMKAKNSYSGYLNVVHRAWRDSRDDGYFSYEMAVDPTKRMYLCVTYFSGDGILYHDGKTYVRYFQILVSDTEIGEQKLEGKISEELFNVIYEIPDELTRGKEKVEVKFVSTKGKIAGGVYGLRTLNGIYN, translated from the coding sequence ATGAAAGATATTAAAGTTAAGTATCGAAAACAGAATGTTACATTATTAGATGGTATTTTTAAGGAATCACAGGACGTAGGAAAAGGATTTTTATTGACTTTGGATGTTGATAGATTAGCAGCAACTTGTTACCATGCTATTTCAAAAACACCAAAAAAACCACATTATGGCGGGTGGGAAAAAAGAGGAATCAGTGGTCATTCAATCGGTCATTGGTTGTCAGCTACTTCAGCTATGTATGCGGTAACGAATGATAAGAAATTAAAGGAAAAGCTTGATTACGCAATTGATGAACTCGAACATGTACAATCATTTGATACAGAGGGGTATGTAAGTGGATTTCCACGAGATTGCTTTGACAAGGTTTTTGCCGGAGGAGATTTTCAAGTTTCTAATTTTAGTCTCGGAGATTCATGGGTACCGTGGTATAGCATTCATAAAATTTTTGCTGGACTAATCGATACGTATAAGCTAACTGGCAATGAAAAAGCACTTCAAGTTGTTATTAAACTAGCAGACTGGGCGAAGAGAGGAACGGATAATCTTTCAGAACAAGAGTTTCAACGTATGCTAATCTGTGAACATGGCGGAATGAACGAAGTAATGGCTGATCTTTATGTACTAACCGGTAACACTGACTATCTTGAACTTGCGATTAAATTCTGTCATAAAGCAATCCTTGATCCCATTTCAAAAGGAATCGATGAACTTGAAGGAAAACACGCCAATACTCAGATTCCTAAAGTAGTTGGTGCCGCTAAACTCTATGAAATTACAGGGGAAACTTATTACCGTGATTGTGCCATTTACTTCTGGGATATCGTCACTAAAAATCGTTCATACGTCATAGGCGGAAATTCAAAAAATGAACATTTTGGTCTTGAAAATACGGAAGAACTTGGTATTCAAACGAATGAAACGTGTAACACCTATAATATGCTGAAGCTAACAGAGCACTTATTTAAATGGACACATAAGGCAGAATACATGGATTACTACGAAAGAGCGTTGTATAACCACATCCTAGCTTCACAAGATCCTGATACTGGAATGAAAACATATTTTGTTTCAACGCAGCCTGGACATTTTAAAGTATACTGCTCACATGATGATTCGTTCTGGTGCTGTACGGGTACCGGAATGGAAAATCCAGCACGATATACAAGACAAATATACCATCATGAAAATGAAGAACTTTATGTGAATTTATTTATTCGTTCTGAAATGGTGCTTGAAAAAATCAAGTTAAAACAAGAAACAAAGTTTCCGGAAAACCCGTCTTCAAAACTTATCTTCGAAGAGGCTAATAATGAATTTTTAGCGATCCATATTAGAGTTCCAAATTGGATTTCAGGGGAGTTGAGTGCAAAGGTTAATGACCAGTATACTTATTCTTCAAGTGAAAACGGATATTTAACGATAACAGGAAATTGGAATTCAGGTGATGTGATTGAAATTAGCCTCCCTATGGAACTTCACTCTTATGTCTCAAAGAGCGATTCAGGTAAAGTTTCATTTACCTATGGACCTATTGCATTAGCCGGAGCATTGGGAAGAGAAAATTTTCCTGAAACAGATATTTTAGACGATCATTTATACTTAAATAATTACCCATTAATTGATGTTCCCACCTTAGTTACGAATGAAACGAAGTTAAACAAATGGATAAAACCTGTAGAAGGTTCACCGTTAACATTTGAAACCGATAAGATTGGACAACCAGGAAATGCAAAAGTGACCCTAATTCCTTTTTACGCCTTACATCACCAACGATACACCTTATACTGGGATTTAATGAATGAAGAAACATATAAGGAATTTTTAAATAGAGAACAAAGTGAACTGGAAAAGTTACAATTACTGACAGTTGATCAAGTTCAGCCACACGAACAGCAATCAGAGGTTGAACATTCAATGAAGGCTAAAAATTCATATTCAGGATACTTGAATGTAGTTCATCGAGCATGGAGAGATAGTCGAGACGATGGATATTTTAGCTATGAAATGGCTGTGGATCCAACAAAACGTATGTATCTTTGTGTTACCTATTTTAGTGGCGACGGTATTTTATATCATGATGGAAAAACGTATGTTAGATACTTTCAAATACTAGTAAGTGATACGGAAATTGGGGAGCAAAAGCTTGAAGGAAAGATTTCAGAAGAGTTATTTAATGTGATTTACGAAATTCCAGATGAATTAACAAGAGGAAAAGAAAAAGTTGAAGTTAAATTCGTTTCAACCAAAGGAAAAATTGCAGGTGGAGTTTACGGGTTAAGAACTCTTAATGGTATTTACAACTAA
- a CDS encoding AraC family transcriptional regulator, whose amino-acid sequence MHTIHLNSYSLPLVRELGFMHDEKGIFRHPDRKMKNIHVFVFVIKGSIHVIEDGTEYRVTKGEYLFLRKNVSHWGGDFYEPGTNWFYVHFYDSPGNDRNAADTEFKYFPNSSLIYEDTYETKLILPKYGKVLSSDFFLTKLKTLVTLYETQHPLRPIQLSLSIYQLFTDIYSDYIEEQTNTKKHVVVNQMIKILKNAHEEKLTGEEIADMLGMNYAYLCTLFKKHTGKSVKRYQNELIIEKAVEMIKTNAGNVSEISYALGFSNPFYFSRVFKKITGVSPTTFINENYKY is encoded by the coding sequence ATGCACACCATTCATTTGAACTCATATAGTCTCCCGTTAGTGAGAGAATTAGGTTTCATGCATGATGAAAAAGGAATATTTCGTCATCCTGATCGAAAAATGAAAAATATACATGTCTTTGTTTTTGTCATAAAAGGGAGTATTCATGTCATTGAAGATGGGACGGAGTACAGGGTAACGAAAGGGGAATATCTTTTTTTAAGAAAAAATGTTTCCCATTGGGGAGGTGATTTCTATGAACCAGGAACAAACTGGTTTTATGTTCACTTTTATGATTCTCCTGGGAATGATAGGAACGCAGCGGACACAGAATTCAAGTATTTTCCAAATTCTTCATTAATTTACGAGGATACATATGAAACAAAACTAATTTTGCCGAAATATGGCAAAGTATTAAGCTCAGATTTTTTTTTGACAAAGCTAAAAACTTTGGTAACTCTATATGAGACCCAACACCCATTACGACCTATTCAGTTATCTTTATCAATTTATCAACTATTCACAGATATTTACTCAGATTATATAGAAGAACAGACCAACACAAAGAAGCATGTTGTGGTAAATCAAATGATTAAGATACTAAAAAACGCCCATGAGGAGAAATTAACAGGTGAGGAAATCGCAGATATGCTTGGCATGAACTATGCTTATCTATGTACGCTTTTTAAAAAGCATACTGGAAAAAGTGTAAAAAGGTACCAAAACGAACTAATAATTGAAAAAGCGGTTGAAATGATTAAAACAAATGCTGGAAATGTTTCAGAAATTAGTTATGCTCTCGGTTTTTCGAATCCCTTTTACTTTAGTAGAGTCTTTAAAAAAATCACTGGTGTATCACCGACAACATTTATAAATGAAAATTATAAGTATTAA
- a CDS encoding sugar-binding domain-containing protein, whose product MINTLKVDTRKKLSLNGEWYFTLDPEGIFLEKDIGSAPAKSTINVPGSWEEQGFGEPSKHNPIGTWKKLHEYVGTAWYSREVFISEDLKHQFMKLVLSGVRWMTKLWVNDRYVGEGESLVSDHVFDVTDFIKIGETNKVVIYVNNEMKYPLHDSHIHSYHTATNWGGITGGIYLEALPKTNIQDVRVYPRLEKNYIDVEVGLKNSHLLSSDSYLSIQIVKQDGGVVRDIQTPINSIDDKLNLTIDFWENVIYWDDRNPYFYHINLSIIQSKSKIDQQIRTLGIRSIKVEGKKILLNGLPAFLRGYVDCCIFPQTGYPSWNKEDYIKQFKTVKQYGFNHVRLHGWTPPKPFWEAADEEGMLVQTELPHWSALYMIREKDPNQDIHDFLTRELYRVVESLNEHPSFVLLSPGNELISPQGHEKLNEVVKLCRALDSTRLYTDNTGFGRLPAHDREGDFYIPSLNAHPPLNNNFAGTPNTFEDYNVVTMQEAKPILAHEHGQFTMYVRPQEAQKYKGVLRPHWLETTMATLEKKGQLERIDEFIEASGTLQARAYKENIERARRTSGLSGIQLLDIRDFPGQGHATTGVLDVFWDNKGTISPEKFRSFNDEVVILMRSLNRTHYAGEKLRVTIDVSNFSTDSFQQSELTWELSANQKTLQSGAIPVTEIIPGNVTSLGVIEVETPANQSQSLSLTVKLAGADRIIENEWEFWTYSRPTLHKDASRIWTDVSKLGNSLYGAKFTGKIGFDGFSYKEEKDIDLAISDHLSTELLQFLLDGGKAWIMAEEGNQFDEVITRFLPIFWNYIWFPAQIGTTMGMIIHDHPSLEHFPHDGRSNWNWFHLVDRAIAINLETVPQVKPIVEVIDNHNRGKHLAYSFETKVGEGKLYVSTFNILKNLKRPEVESLLHKNIHYLMSDQFNPTANLTVGELLGLFKLKGNW is encoded by the coding sequence TTGATTAATACATTAAAAGTAGATACAAGAAAAAAGCTTTCTTTGAATGGTGAATGGTACTTTACATTAGATCCTGAAGGAATATTTCTTGAAAAGGATATCGGGAGTGCCCCCGCTAAATCAACGATAAATGTGCCTGGCTCATGGGAGGAGCAAGGCTTTGGAGAGCCATCTAAGCACAATCCGATTGGGACGTGGAAGAAACTGCATGAATACGTGGGAACGGCATGGTATTCAAGGGAAGTTTTTATCTCTGAGGATTTGAAACATCAATTCATGAAATTAGTACTATCCGGGGTTCGCTGGATGACGAAATTATGGGTCAATGATCGTTATGTTGGGGAAGGAGAAAGTCTTGTAAGTGATCATGTTTTTGATGTAACCGACTTCATAAAAATAGGCGAGACAAATAAAGTCGTCATTTATGTTAACAATGAAATGAAATACCCTCTTCATGACAGTCATATCCATTCCTACCATACCGCTACGAATTGGGGCGGAATTACTGGCGGCATTTATTTGGAGGCACTCCCAAAGACAAATATTCAGGATGTAAGGGTGTATCCAAGGCTGGAGAAAAACTACATCGACGTAGAGGTTGGTCTTAAAAATAGTCATTTACTAAGCTCAGACAGTTATCTTTCCATTCAAATTGTTAAACAAGATGGGGGAGTAGTTCGTGATATTCAAACTCCTATCAATTCTATAGATGACAAGCTAAACCTTACGATTGACTTTTGGGAGAATGTTATTTATTGGGATGATCGAAATCCTTACTTTTATCATATAAATCTCTCAATCATCCAGTCAAAAAGTAAGATTGACCAGCAAATACGCACCCTGGGAATTCGATCGATAAAGGTAGAAGGCAAAAAAATTCTATTAAATGGTCTCCCTGCATTTCTAAGAGGCTATGTAGATTGCTGTATATTCCCGCAAACAGGGTATCCAAGCTGGAACAAGGAAGATTATATCAAGCAATTTAAAACCGTGAAGCAATACGGTTTTAATCATGTGAGATTACATGGATGGACCCCGCCAAAGCCGTTTTGGGAAGCAGCGGATGAGGAAGGGATGTTAGTGCAAACGGAGCTTCCACATTGGTCAGCTTTATACATGATCAGAGAAAAAGACCCAAATCAGGATATCCATGATTTCTTAACCAGAGAGTTATACCGTGTAGTCGAATCATTAAATGAGCATCCTTCATTTGTATTACTCTCACCAGGGAATGAACTAATCAGTCCACAAGGGCATGAAAAATTGAATGAAGTGGTGAAGCTATGCAGGGCACTTGATTCAACAAGATTATATACAGATAATACAGGCTTTGGCCGTCTTCCTGCGCATGATCGTGAAGGTGACTTTTATATTCCTTCATTAAATGCCCATCCGCCGTTGAATAATAATTTCGCAGGAACACCTAATACCTTTGAGGATTACAATGTCGTCACCATGCAGGAGGCAAAACCTATACTTGCTCATGAGCATGGTCAGTTCACGATGTATGTTAGACCACAGGAGGCCCAAAAGTATAAAGGTGTTTTACGTCCACACTGGCTAGAAACAACAATGGCAACATTGGAAAAGAAAGGGCAACTTGAGCGGATTGATGAATTTATTGAAGCATCTGGAACGCTGCAAGCAAGAGCTTATAAGGAAAATATTGAAAGAGCTAGAAGAACATCTGGGCTATCGGGAATTCAACTTTTAGACATACGCGATTTTCCTGGTCAAGGTCATGCAACAACAGGGGTTTTAGATGTGTTCTGGGATAATAAAGGGACTATTTCACCTGAGAAATTTCGCTCCTTTAATGATGAGGTTGTCATTCTAATGCGTTCCTTGAACCGTACACACTATGCAGGTGAAAAGCTTCGAGTGACTATCGATGTTTCAAATTTCAGTACAGATTCATTCCAGCAAAGTGAGCTAACTTGGGAGTTATCAGCAAATCAGAAGACTCTACAATCTGGAGCGATACCAGTTACGGAAATCATTCCTGGAAATGTAACATCCCTTGGTGTGATTGAAGTCGAGACACCTGCAAATCAAAGTCAGTCCCTCAGTTTAACTGTTAAACTTGCAGGTGCTGATAGAATCATCGAAAATGAATGGGAGTTTTGGACATATTCGAGACCAACACTCCATAAGGATGCAAGCAGGATTTGGACGGATGTTTCTAAGTTAGGAAATTCACTTTATGGAGCAAAATTTACCGGTAAAATAGGTTTTGATGGCTTTAGCTACAAAGAGGAAAAGGATATAGATCTTGCGATATCAGATCACCTGTCAACAGAGCTTTTGCAATTTCTTCTTGATGGTGGTAAGGCCTGGATTATGGCCGAGGAAGGAAATCAATTTGACGAAGTGATCACTAGATTTCTGCCAATCTTTTGGAACTATATTTGGTTTCCAGCACAAATTGGCACAACGATGGGAATGATCATCCATGACCATCCATCACTCGAACATTTCCCTCATGATGGACGATCCAATTGGAATTGGTTCCATTTGGTTGATAGAGCTATAGCTATTAATTTAGAAACAGTACCACAGGTTAAACCGATTGTGGAAGTAATCGATAACCACAACCGTGGAAAACACTTAGCCTACTCATTTGAAACAAAAGTAGGCGAAGGTAAGCTGTACGTATCAACATTCAATATTTTAAAGAACTTGAAGCGTCCTGAAGTAGAGTCTCTCCTCCATAAGAATATCCATTATCTTATGAGTGATCAGTTTAACCCAACCGCAAACCTTACCGTTGGTGAACTGCTTGGCTTATTTAAACTAAAAGGAAACTGGTAA
- a CDS encoding sugar-binding domain-containing protein encodes MLRTFREHHIRTTELLNGPWEFIKDSGNVGLQEKWFERFPHASQSMYVPSCWNNELNLYDYEGVGWYRKTIHTQETQNIRLVFHAVLGHANVYLDGQHLGYHYGGYTPFEFVIPSLSAGDHELVVRTDSTLDRLTIPTEHVD; translated from the coding sequence TTGTTAAGAACGTTTCGAGAGCATCACATTCGCACAACAGAATTATTGAACGGGCCATGGGAATTTATAAAAGATTCAGGGAATGTGGGTCTTCAGGAAAAATGGTTTGAGCGTTTTCCACATGCTTCACAATCCATGTACGTTCCATCCTGTTGGAATAACGAACTGAACCTGTACGACTATGAAGGTGTCGGTTGGTACAGGAAAACCATTCATACACAGGAAACGCAAAATATCAGACTAGTATTTCACGCAGTATTAGGTCATGCCAATGTCTATTTGGACGGACAGCATCTCGGGTATCACTATGGCGGCTACACACCTTTTGAATTCGTCATTCCTTCCTTATCTGCAGGAGACCATGAGCTGGTTGTTCGGACAGACAGTACTCTGGATCGCCTTACGATTCCGACAGAGCACGTAGACTAG
- a CDS encoding glycoside hydrolase family 2 TIM barrel-domain containing protein, giving the protein MTTRLNESGSDELRQRTIVINKYSGWYEGNVDGFKDMLHKFHQRAEQMGAGDRPVLMTEFGGAGIFGDVGWEPRLFSEDYQAQIVTEALAIFRDDPKIGGTFIWQFADTRGDLKSDGKYFRDRARSFNNKGLVNEYRKPKQSFREVRRIYRSWGEEH; this is encoded by the coding sequence ATGACGACAAGGTTGAACGAATCGGGTTCCGACGAATTGAGACAAAGGACCATCGTAATTAACAAATATAGTGGGTGGTATGAAGGTAACGTTGATGGATTCAAAGATATGCTGCATAAGTTCCACCAGCGGGCGGAACAAATGGGGGCTGGCGATAGGCCGGTGCTCATGACCGAGTTCGGCGGTGCCGGCATCTTCGGGGACGTTGGTTGGGAGCCGAGATTGTTCAGCGAGGATTATCAAGCGCAAATCGTTACCGAGGCGCTGGCTATTTTTCGGGATGATCCAAAGATTGGCGGCACCTTTATCTGGCAGTTCGCCGATACCCGTGGTGATTTGAAAAGTGACGGTAAATATTTCCGCGACCGGGCTCGCAGCTTTAACAACAAGGGTCTAGTTAACGAATATCGCAAGCCTAAGCAATCGTTCCGCGAAGTGCGGCGTATCTACCGGTCTTGGGGCGAAGAACATTAA
- a CDS encoding helix-turn-helix transcriptional regulator, with protein sequence MEALTYNLNNLVPHIHFVLDKVTFPGWEDIRNLVNVHSLYWIHEGEGTFLTNTEHKVQAGMLTYLRPGLEMSMRSEPYAPLHMTMVLFDCTELDYDAVWKNVTPIEKLRLPFLSRYGIPQAEELGVLFREINLDWFPGIAGGAMVSQAKLQILLHKLHQIEHPDWSITESGAFAAFEQIKKHLENGYKDNLRIEQLAEEYSISASYLRKLFLKYTGMGPKEYLIHLRNQQACGYLIYTDYPIKEIARLCGYYEEYHFSKMFKQMNGISPSAYRSRQRSGV encoded by the coding sequence TTGGAAGCACTTACATATAATTTGAATAACCTCGTGCCGCATATTCATTTTGTTCTCGATAAAGTAACATTTCCTGGCTGGGAAGATATTCGTAATCTAGTGAATGTACATAGTTTGTACTGGATTCATGAGGGAGAGGGGACTTTCTTGACGAATACCGAACACAAGGTGCAGGCTGGGATGCTGACTTACCTAAGGCCCGGTCTTGAAATGTCAATGCGTTCAGAGCCGTATGCTCCGCTCCACATGACCATGGTGCTCTTCGATTGTACAGAACTCGACTACGATGCAGTATGGAAGAATGTTACGCCAATTGAGAAACTAAGGCTTCCCTTCCTAAGTCGATACGGTATCCCGCAGGCGGAGGAATTGGGTGTCTTGTTTAGGGAGATAAATCTGGACTGGTTCCCAGGAATTGCCGGTGGAGCAATGGTTTCCCAAGCAAAATTACAAATACTGCTGCACAAACTTCATCAAATCGAACACCCGGACTGGAGCATAACTGAATCCGGTGCCTTCGCTGCCTTCGAGCAAATCAAGAAACATTTGGAGAACGGATACAAGGATAACCTTCGAATCGAACAGTTGGCCGAGGAATACAGCATTTCTGCTTCGTACCTTCGAAAGCTGTTCCTCAAGTATACGGGTATGGGGCCGAAAGAATATCTTATACACTTACGTAACCAGCAGGCGTGTGGTTATCTAATCTATACGGATTACCCCATCAAGGAAATCGCCAGACTATGCGGGTATTACGAAGAATATCACTTCAGCAAGATGTTCAAACAGATGAATGGTATTTCACCTAGTGCTTACCGAAGCAGGCAGAGGAGCGGTGTATAG